One Longimicrobium sp. genomic window, CAACAACATCTTCCTGACCGACTACTGGCGCGAGCGCTTCGGCCTGTGGGACGCCCCGCGCCCGCAGCCGCGGCCCGCGTCCGTGGAGCTCAGCGCCATCGGCGAGGACGCGCAGACCCCCGGCTGAACACGCGCGGCGCAACGGCACGAACGACGGGAACGGCCCCTCCTCCGAGGCTCGGAGGAGGGGCCGTCGTCGTGCAGCGTACGAGCGGCTCATACCGAGCCCGGCAAAAGACTTTTTTCACGCAGAGTCGGCAGAGTCAGCAGAGAAACCGCTCTGTTGACTCTGCTGACTCTGCGTGAGGCCTGATGTTTTTCCGGATCCGGTATCAGCCCACCAGCTCGAGGCCGCTGGAGAAGAAGGCGATCTCGATGGCGGTGTTCTCGTCGCTGTCGGAGCCGTGGACGGCGTTGCGGCCCTTGCTCTCCGCGTACAGCTTGCGGACGGCGCCCTCGGCGGGCTGGAACGGTCTGCAGGGGCCAGGGTATGCAGGGTCAGATCGCGGCCGGGACCAGTGGGTCCCCCGCCTGCGATAAGCCCGCGGCTCTCGTCTATCCGCTGACGAGAGCCGCGGGCTTCTCGTTTCTCCCCGGGAGGTGCGCATGGCCAAGCAGGATGCGTGCAAGATCCCGCTGGACGACTTCGCGGGGAGCCTCTGCCGCGTCTGCGCCGACGTGCTCTGCTCGTGCGGTGCCTGCGCGTGCGCCAGCCGCGCCAGGAGAAGCTGATGACGATGATGATGAACACCCCCGAGCGGCTGCGCCCCGGCGACTTCCAGGTGAGCGACGAGGACCGGCCGGGGTGGGTCCGCGGCAGTGTGCGCACGCCCAGGGTGGGCGAAACAGTCTACTGCGCGGGCGGGGAGGGGACGGTGGTCTCGGTCCAGGGGAAGACCGGCAACGGCAGCTGCCTCGTGCAGATCCGCCTCGCCCCCCCGGCGGCGCCGTTCTTCGCGGCCGCATCGAACGTGCTGCTGGCGCCCTGCTGACGCCGACCGGAGGGGCGGCGGAGCCTGCCCCGCCCCGACCACCCTTTTCTCCCCAGGAACACGGATCATGGACGGATACATCACCTACACGGTGGGCGCGGGCGGAACGTGGATCGCCTGGCACACCGAGGCCAGGCCGGCGCAGAACGCCACGGGCCGCGAGCTGGCCGCGTGCCCGGGAGCCGTGCACTTCGCCATCGGCCCCACCGCCGAGGCCGCGTTCGCGAAGCTGCGGGCGGACCTCTCCACTCGACGCACGACAGGGAGCGCGACATGAAGCCGACGTCATCCGGGATCCGTCAGCCGAAGCACGGGGAGCGCACGGGTACGGCGTGCCCGGTGTGCGGCGATTCGGTGCTGCGGCAGGAGAGATACGGAAGAGCCGGCGCCCTCGACGGGTTCCGGCTCGTTTGCAGCCGGCGGGGCTGCCCGTGGCAGGGTCAGGCGCGGTAAAGACCCGGGCGCACGATCCAGCACGCGAAGGCGAAACACGGCCCCTCCTCCGAGGCTCGGAAGAGGGGCCGCCGCGTCGAACACCGGGAAGCGGGCTCAGCCCACCAGCTCGAGGCCGCTGAAGAAGAAGGCGATCTCGATGGCCGCGTTCTCGTCGCTGTCGGAGCCGTGGACGGCGTTGCGGCCCTTGCTCTCCGCGTAGAGCTTGCGGACGGTGCCCTCGGCGGCCTCGGCCGGGTCGGTGGCGCCGATGGTGTCGCGCCACTTCTGCACGGCGCCCTCCGCCTCCAGCGCCAGCACCACGCTGGGGCCGCTGGACATGAACTCGGTCAGCTCGCCGTAGAACGGGCGCTGCGCGTGCACCTCGTAGAACCTCTGCGCCTGCGGCATGCCGATCTGCAGGAGCTTCATCCCCAGGATGCGGAAGCCCGCGTCCTGGATGTGGGCGATGATCTTCCCCGCGTGGCCGTTCTGCACGGCGTCGGGCTTGATGATGGCCAGCGTGCGAGACATTCGGGATATCGTTCGGGCTAGGGGTTGAGTGAGTTAGTCCTTAGTCCTTAGTCCTTAGTGCTAAGTGCCAAGTTCGACCGCCGTTCACTAAAACACTAAGGACTAAGGACTTAGGACTACCTACGGAAACGCGAACAGCTTGCGCAGGATGTCCCCCCGCGTCAGGAAGCCGGTGAGCTTCCCCTCGGAGACCACCGGGAGGCGCTCCAGGTCCTTGCTCACCATGATCGAGGTGACCTCGGCCAGCGCCTGGTCCTCCGACACGCAGATCACCGAGCGGCTCATCACCTCGCGCACCCGCGTCTCGCCGAGGCCCCCGGGACTCTCGCCGCCCTTCTGCACGCCGGGAAGGAGGTAGCGCAGCAGGTCGCGGTCGGTCACCATCCCCAGCACCACCCGCTCCTCGTCCACCACGGGCACCGCGCGCAGCCTGTGCTCGGCCACCAGGTCCAGCACCTCCTTCACCGTCGCGTCCGGGCCCACGCGGTAGACCCGCTGCGTCATCACGTCGCGCACGGTGAGCCGCGGCTGGATGGTGATCTCGCGCACGGCCGGGATCTCCAGCACCGCCTCGGGGGCGCGCGCCGCCACCAGCCGGTCCACCACCCGGTCGTCGCGCAGCAGGCGGGCGAGCGCGGCCACCGTCTGCAGGTACAGCCCCGCGGCCGAGGGCGGGGCCAGCACCAGCACCACCACCTGCGCCATCCCCTCCACGTCGTCCGGCGCCGTCAGCAGCGGCGCGGCGGCGATCCCCACCGCCACCACCAGGTCCGCCACCGCGTCGGTGCGCAGGTGCGGCAGCAGCACCCGGTCGCCCACGTGGATCAGGTCGCGCACCCGGCTCTCGGTGAAGAGCCGCGCCAGCCGCTCGGGGTGGGCCACCGCGCCGGTGTCGATCAGCCGCTGGGCGAGCGCGGAGACCGCGGCGTGCACGGTCTCCGCGGGGAGCGGGGCGACCACGTGCTCCGGGCGGAGGACCTCCGCCAGGCGCAGCTCGCGCCCCCGTGGCGGGCCGCCCTCGCTCAGAGGGCCTCCTGGATGAGCCCCACCACGTCCAGCGGGCGCCGGGCCACGCCGATCCCGTTGTCGCGGAAGGCCTGCATCTTCTCCTCCGCCGTCCCCGCCGAGCCGGAGATGATGGCGCCGGCGTGCCCCATCCGGCGCCCCGGCGGCGCCGTCTGCCCGGCGATGAAGCCCACCACCGGCTTGCCGAGGTTCTCCTTCACGTAGCGCGCGGCGTCCTGCTCGTCGGTGCCGCCGATCTCGCCGATCATCACGACAGCCTTCGTCTCGGGGTCGGCCTCGAACGCGGCCAGGCAGTCGATGAAGTTGGTGCCGTTGATCGGGTCGCCGCCGATCCCCACGCACGTAGTGGTGCCGATCCCCGCCTGCTTGAGCTTGAAGACCACCTCGTAGGTGAGCGTCCCCGAGCGCGAGACCAGGCCCACGGGGCCGGGCTCGGTGATGTGGCCGGGGATGATCCCCACCTTGCTCTTCCCCGGCGAGAGGAGCCCGGGGCAGTTGGGGCCCAGCAGCCGCGCGCCCTTCTCCAGCACGTAGGGGCGCACCCGCGTCATGTCGAGCACGGGGACGCCCTCGGTGATGGCCACGATGAAGTCGACCCCCGCGTCGGCCGCCTCGAACATGGCGTCGGCCGCGAAGGCGGGGGGCACGTAGATCACCGAGGTGTTGGCGCCCGTCGCCTGCACCGCCTCCGCGACGGTGTTGAAGATCGGCACGCTCCCCTCGAACGTCTGCCCGCCCTTCCCCGGGGTGACGCCGGCCACCACCTGGGTGCCGTACTCCATCATCTGCTTCGCGTGGAAGCTGCCGTCGCGGCCGGTGATCCCCTGCACCACCAGGCGGGTGGACTGGTCGATGAAGATGCTCACGACTCACCTCCCCGGTGGGCGAGCTCCACGGCCCTCTGCACCGCCTCGTCCATGTCGGTCATGGCGCTGAAGCCGGCCTCCTCCAGGATCTTCACCGCGATCTCCTCGTTGGTGCCGGTGAGCCGGATCACGATCGGCACGCCGATGTCGATCTGCCGGGTGGCGGTCACGATCCCGTTGGCCACGTCGTCGGTGCGGGTGATGCCGCCGAAGATGTTGAAGAGGATCACCTTCACGTTGGGGTCGGAGGTGATGATCTTGAGCGCGTTCACCACCTTCTCGGGGTTCGACGAGCCGCCGATGTCCAGG contains:
- the sucD gene encoding succinate--CoA ligase subunit alpha codes for the protein MSIFIDQSTRLVVQGITGRDGSFHAKQMMEYGTQVVAGVTPGKGGQTFEGSVPIFNTVAEAVQATGANTSVIYVPPAFAADAMFEAADAGVDFIVAITEGVPVLDMTRVRPYVLEKGARLLGPNCPGLLSPGKSKVGIIPGHITEPGPVGLVSRSGTLTYEVVFKLKQAGIGTTTCVGIGGDPINGTNFIDCLAAFEADPETKAVVMIGEIGGTDEQDAARYVKENLGKPVVGFIAGQTAPPGRRMGHAGAIISGSAGTAEEKMQAFRDNGIGVARRPLDVVGLIQEAL
- a CDS encoding CBS domain-containing protein, with the translated sequence MSEGGPPRGRELRLAEVLRPEHVVAPLPAETVHAAVSALAQRLIDTGAVAHPERLARLFTESRVRDLIHVGDRVLLPHLRTDAVADLVVAVGIAAAPLLTAPDDVEGMAQVVVLVLAPPSAAGLYLQTVAALARLLRDDRVVDRLVAARAPEAVLEIPAVREITIQPRLTVRDVMTQRVYRVGPDATVKEVLDLVAEHRLRAVPVVDEERVVLGMVTDRDLLRYLLPGVQKGGESPGGLGETRVREVMSRSVICVSEDQALAEVTSIMVSKDLERLPVVSEGKLTGFLTRGDILRKLFAFP
- the ndk gene encoding nucleoside-diphosphate kinase; protein product: MSRTLAIIKPDAVQNGHAGKIIAHIQDAGFRILGMKLLQIGMPQAQRFYEVHAQRPFYGELTEFMSSGPSVVLALEAEGAVQKWRDTIGATDPAEAAEGTVRKLYAESKGRNAVHGSDSDENAAIEIAFFFSGLELVG
- a CDS encoding nucleoside-diphosphate kinase codes for the protein MRTSRGETRSPRLSSADRREPRAYRRRGTHWSRPRSDPAYPGPCRPFQPAEGAVRKLYAESKGRNAVHGSDSDENTAIEIAFFSSGLELVG